A window from Pangasianodon hypophthalmus isolate fPanHyp1 chromosome 4, fPanHyp1.pri, whole genome shotgun sequence encodes these proteins:
- the kif9 gene encoding kinesin-like protein KIF9 isoform X1, which yields MSAHNEVRVYVRTRPTAQFAQELIEYLPDNQTVNVRLRKNSRKGVLSNQMSSWTFRLNGVLHNVSQEEVYQQVAHSVVLGALEGYNGTVMCFGQTGAGKTFTMTGATESYKQRGIIPRAIQEVFHEIDSRVDHTISVHISYLEIYNETFVDLLASVKGGQTKHCGTLAVVEEPEGGVSVKGLSLHPVHREEEALNLLFEGEMNKIIGEHALNKNSSRSHCIFTIHIESRSRTLSNATYVTSKLNLVDLAGSERLSKTGSEGQVQKEALYINRSLSFLEQAILALADRRREHVPFRQSKLTHALKDSLGGNCNTVLVANIYGEAAQIDETLSTLRFAARMKCVCTEPSVNKHIDPVLEVQRLQKEIQRLKQELSFHNTLANRAAVTYEDLSETQEAVVKSEVQRYLAGTLDEITIVSIRQIQAVFAQFKKAFQEQEQQLKEQKSQKCIVVENTQNTLSTSDAKEPVEEVEGENRLSVPASTKRQSVSPGRSKGKKVKESSGKNGQGSTGPGEQLTMMQRETEVLVPPSVAESKETAKDDAKKRCNTPPSKMEAFEVYKSERGCEINRILKENKSVLKERLAQLHNLTGIINSIKRDIDHMSSDLQLCREQRQSQGQLVSADGEPVLDEAEVALLIKLREAKDEYRQNYEELLSTKAEVQYCRHLVDQCRIRLFTEFESWYNESFLLPDEILSILKDGGPIRPGLVPVDKALALVSNTEGDEQEHSECTKLLADSPSATSFYNAYNRTAQRVRHTDTHTHTHKYRKQGNYTENVSMIKQLYLKTTTT from the exons ATGAGTGCACACAATGAGGTTAGGGTGTACGTCCGCACCAGACCCACAGCACAATTTGCCCAAGAGCTCATTGAATACTTGCCTGATAATCAG ACGGTGAATGTGCGGCTGAGAAAGAATTCCAGGAAAGGGGTGTTGAGTAATCAGATGAGCTCTTGGACTTTTCGGCTCAATGGGGTGCTGCACAACGTATCACAGGAAGAAGTCTATCAACAGGTCGCACACAGTGTGGTGCTTGGAGCTCTGGAGGGTTACAATG GCACTGTTATGTGCTTTGGGCAGACTGGGGCTGGAAAGACCTTCACAATGACTGGTGCCACTGAGAGTTACAAACAACGAGGCATCATCCCTCGTGCCATTCAGGAG GTGTTCCATGAGATCGATAGTCGTGTAGATCACACCATCTCTGTGCACATCTCCTATCTGGAGATTTACAACGAGACTTTTGTGGACCTGCTAGCCTCAGTAAAAGGGGGACAGACAAAGCACTGTGGAACTTTGGCTGTGGTGGAAGAACCAGAGGGCGGGGTTTCAGTAAAGGGCCTGTCCTTACATCCAGTTCACAGAGAAGAGGAGGCACTAAACTTGCTATTTGAG GGAgagatgaataaaataataggAGAACATGCTCTCAACAAGAACTCGTCCCGGTCACATTGTATCTTTACTATCCACATTGAG TCTCGCTCTCGCACACTGTCAAATGCAACGTACGTCACATCCAAGCTCAATCTGGTGGACCTCGCAGGCTCCGAGAGGCTGAGCAAAACTGGG TCGGAGGGTCAGGTGCAGAAAGAGGCCCTGTACATTAACAGATCTCTGTCCTTCCTGGAGCAGGCCATCTTGGCCTTGGCTGACCGGCGCCGAGAGCACGTGCCCTTCAGACAAAGCAAGCTGACGCATGCTCTTAAAGATTCTCTCG GTGGAAACTGTAACACAGTGCTGGTGGCCAACATTTACGGCGAGGCGGCACAGATTGATGAGACG CTCTCCACTCTCCGCTTTGCAGCcaggatgaagtgtgtgtgcaccGAGCCATCTGTCAACAAGCACATCGACCCTGTT ctcGAGGTCCAAAGACTGCAAAAGGAAATCCAACGTCTAAAGCAGGAGCTTTCTTTTCACAACACACTG GCCAATCGGGCTGCTGTGACATATGAGGACCTGTCAGAGACGCAGGAAGCGGTGGTAAAGAGTGAGGTTCAGAGGTACCTGGCCGGCACACTGGATGAAATCACG ATTGTGAGCATTCGACAAATCCAGGCAGTGTTTGCCCAGTTTAAAAAAGCTTTCCA ggagcaggaacagcagctTAAAGAGCAGAAGAGTCAGAAGTGCATTGTGGTGGAGAATACTCAGAACACATTGTCCACTTCTGATGCTAAA GAGCCTGTAGAGGAGGTGGAGGGTGAAAACAGGCTCAGTGTGCCTGCATCGACAAAGAGACAGTCTGTGTCACCCGGCAGGAGCAAAGGCAAGAAGGTCAAAGAGAGCAGCGG AAAAAACGGTCAAGGTAGCACAGGCCCGGGCGAGCAGCTCACCATGATGCAGCGCGAGACGGAGGTCCTTGTTCCTCCTAGTGTGGCTGAGAGCAAGGAGACTGCTAAAGATGATGCTAAGAAGAGGTGCAA CACTCCTCCTTCTAAGATGGAAGCATTTGAGGTCTACAAGTCAGAGAGGGGCTGTGAGATCAACCGCATCCTGAAGGAAAACAAGTCTGTGCTGAAAGAACGTCTGGCGCAACTCCACAACCTCACGGGGATCATCAACTCCATTAAACGGGACATTGACCACATGAGCTCTGATCTCCAGCTGTGTAGAGAACAGAGGCAGAGTCAAG GCCAGTTGGTGAGTGCAGATGGGGAGCCCGTGCTGGACGAGGCCGAGGTAGCTCTGCTTATAAAACTCAGAGAGGCCAAGGATGAGTACAGGCAGAACTATGAGGAACTGCTCAGCACCAAAGCCGAGGTGCAATACTGCAGACATCTTGTGGACCAGTGCCGTATTCGCCTTTTCACTG AGTTTGAGAGCTGGTACAATGAGTCCTTCCTGCTACCAGATGAGATTCTTTCCATCCTCAAAGATGGGGGACCCATTAGACCAGGTTTGGTCCCTGTGGACAAAGCTTTGGCTTTGGTTAGTAACACT GAGGGAGATGAGCAGGAGCACTCAGAATGTACCAAGTTGCTTGCAGACAGTCCCAGTGCCACATCCTTTTATAATGCGTATAACAGGACAGCACAGAGGgtgagacacacagatacacacacacacacacacaagtacagaAAACAAGGGAACTATACTGAAAATGTATCAATGATTAAGCAGCTTTACCTAAAAACTACCACCACATAA
- the kif9 gene encoding kinesin-like protein KIF9 isoform X3 — MSAHNEVRVYVRTRPTAQFAQELIEYLPDNQTVNVRLRKNSRKGVLSNQMSSWTFRLNGVLHNVSQEEVYQQVAHSVVLGALEGYNGTVMCFGQTGAGKTFTMTGATESYKQRGIIPRAIQEVFHEIDSRVDHTISVHISYLEIYNETFVDLLASVKGGQTKHCGTLAVVEEPEGGVSVKGLSLHPVHREEEALNLLFEGEMNKIIGEHALNKNSSRSHCIFTIHIESRSRTLSNATYVTSKLNLVDLAGSERLSKTGSEGQVQKEALYINRSLSFLEQAILALADRRREHVPFRQSKLTHALKDSLGGNCNTVLVANIYGEAAQIDETLSTLRFAARMKCVCTEPSVNKHIDPVLEVQRLQKEIQRLKQELSFHNTLANRAAVTYEDLSETQEAVVKSEVQRYLAGTLDEITIVSIRQIQAVFAQFKKAFQEQEQQLKEQKSQKCIVVENTQNTLSTSDAKEPVEEVEGENRLSVPASTKRQSVSPGRSKGKKVKESSGKNGQGSTGPGEQLTMMQRETEVLVPPSVAESKETAKDDAKKRCNTPPSKMEAFEVYKSERGCEINRILKENKSVLKERLAQLHNLTGIINSIKRDIDHMSSDLQLCREQRQSQGQLVSADGEPVLDEAEVALLIKLREAKDEYRQNYEELLSTKAEVQYCRHLVDQCRIRLFTEFESWYNESFLLPDEILSILKDGGPIRPGLVPVDKALALVSNTEGDEQEHSECTKLLADSPSATSFYNAYNRTAQRRAPHCTVSRRSSMGPDTNKLKSLAAVTRRGR, encoded by the exons ATGAGTGCACACAATGAGGTTAGGGTGTACGTCCGCACCAGACCCACAGCACAATTTGCCCAAGAGCTCATTGAATACTTGCCTGATAATCAG ACGGTGAATGTGCGGCTGAGAAAGAATTCCAGGAAAGGGGTGTTGAGTAATCAGATGAGCTCTTGGACTTTTCGGCTCAATGGGGTGCTGCACAACGTATCACAGGAAGAAGTCTATCAACAGGTCGCACACAGTGTGGTGCTTGGAGCTCTGGAGGGTTACAATG GCACTGTTATGTGCTTTGGGCAGACTGGGGCTGGAAAGACCTTCACAATGACTGGTGCCACTGAGAGTTACAAACAACGAGGCATCATCCCTCGTGCCATTCAGGAG GTGTTCCATGAGATCGATAGTCGTGTAGATCACACCATCTCTGTGCACATCTCCTATCTGGAGATTTACAACGAGACTTTTGTGGACCTGCTAGCCTCAGTAAAAGGGGGACAGACAAAGCACTGTGGAACTTTGGCTGTGGTGGAAGAACCAGAGGGCGGGGTTTCAGTAAAGGGCCTGTCCTTACATCCAGTTCACAGAGAAGAGGAGGCACTAAACTTGCTATTTGAG GGAgagatgaataaaataataggAGAACATGCTCTCAACAAGAACTCGTCCCGGTCACATTGTATCTTTACTATCCACATTGAG TCTCGCTCTCGCACACTGTCAAATGCAACGTACGTCACATCCAAGCTCAATCTGGTGGACCTCGCAGGCTCCGAGAGGCTGAGCAAAACTGGG TCGGAGGGTCAGGTGCAGAAAGAGGCCCTGTACATTAACAGATCTCTGTCCTTCCTGGAGCAGGCCATCTTGGCCTTGGCTGACCGGCGCCGAGAGCACGTGCCCTTCAGACAAAGCAAGCTGACGCATGCTCTTAAAGATTCTCTCG GTGGAAACTGTAACACAGTGCTGGTGGCCAACATTTACGGCGAGGCGGCACAGATTGATGAGACG CTCTCCACTCTCCGCTTTGCAGCcaggatgaagtgtgtgtgcaccGAGCCATCTGTCAACAAGCACATCGACCCTGTT ctcGAGGTCCAAAGACTGCAAAAGGAAATCCAACGTCTAAAGCAGGAGCTTTCTTTTCACAACACACTG GCCAATCGGGCTGCTGTGACATATGAGGACCTGTCAGAGACGCAGGAAGCGGTGGTAAAGAGTGAGGTTCAGAGGTACCTGGCCGGCACACTGGATGAAATCACG ATTGTGAGCATTCGACAAATCCAGGCAGTGTTTGCCCAGTTTAAAAAAGCTTTCCA ggagcaggaacagcagctTAAAGAGCAGAAGAGTCAGAAGTGCATTGTGGTGGAGAATACTCAGAACACATTGTCCACTTCTGATGCTAAA GAGCCTGTAGAGGAGGTGGAGGGTGAAAACAGGCTCAGTGTGCCTGCATCGACAAAGAGACAGTCTGTGTCACCCGGCAGGAGCAAAGGCAAGAAGGTCAAAGAGAGCAGCGG AAAAAACGGTCAAGGTAGCACAGGCCCGGGCGAGCAGCTCACCATGATGCAGCGCGAGACGGAGGTCCTTGTTCCTCCTAGTGTGGCTGAGAGCAAGGAGACTGCTAAAGATGATGCTAAGAAGAGGTGCAA CACTCCTCCTTCTAAGATGGAAGCATTTGAGGTCTACAAGTCAGAGAGGGGCTGTGAGATCAACCGCATCCTGAAGGAAAACAAGTCTGTGCTGAAAGAACGTCTGGCGCAACTCCACAACCTCACGGGGATCATCAACTCCATTAAACGGGACATTGACCACATGAGCTCTGATCTCCAGCTGTGTAGAGAACAGAGGCAGAGTCAAG GCCAGTTGGTGAGTGCAGATGGGGAGCCCGTGCTGGACGAGGCCGAGGTAGCTCTGCTTATAAAACTCAGAGAGGCCAAGGATGAGTACAGGCAGAACTATGAGGAACTGCTCAGCACCAAAGCCGAGGTGCAATACTGCAGACATCTTGTGGACCAGTGCCGTATTCGCCTTTTCACTG AGTTTGAGAGCTGGTACAATGAGTCCTTCCTGCTACCAGATGAGATTCTTTCCATCCTCAAAGATGGGGGACCCATTAGACCAGGTTTGGTCCCTGTGGACAAAGCTTTGGCTTTGGTTAGTAACACT GAGGGAGATGAGCAGGAGCACTCAGAATGTACCAAGTTGCTTGCAGACAGTCCCAGTGCCACATCCTTTTATAATGCGTATAACAGGACAGCACAGAGG AGAGCACCTCATTGTACTGTTTCCAGGAGGAGCAGCATGGGACCTGACACAAATAAGCTCAAATCACTTGCAGCTGTCACCCGAAGGGGGCGATAA
- the kif9 gene encoding kinesin-like protein KIF9 isoform X2, giving the protein MSAHNEVRVYVRTRPTAQFAQELIEYLPDNQTVNVRLRKNSRKGVLSNQMSSWTFRLNGVLHNVSQEEVYQQVAHSVVLGALEGYNGTVMCFGQTGAGKTFTMTGATESYKQRGIIPRAIQEVFHEIDSRVDHTISVHISYLEIYNETFVDLLASVKGGQTKHCGTLAVVEEPEGGVSVKGLSLHPVHREEEALNLLFEGEMNKIIGEHALNKNSSRSHCIFTIHIESRSRTLSNATYVTSKLNLVDLAGSERLSKTGSEGQVQKEALYINRSLSFLEQAILALADRRREHVPFRQSKLTHALKDSLGGNCNTVLVANIYGEAAQIDETLSTLRFAARMKCVCTEPSVNKHIDPVLEVQRLQKEIQRLKQELSFHNTLANRAAVTYEDLSETQEAVVKSEVQRYLAGTLDEITIVSIRQIQAVFAQFKKAFQEQEQQLKEQKSQKCIVVENTQNTLSTSDAKEPVEEVEGENRLSVPASTKRQSVSPGRSKGKKVKESSGKNGQGSTGPGEQLTMMQRETEVLVPPSVAESKETAKDDAKKSTPPSKMEAFEVYKSERGCEINRILKENKSVLKERLAQLHNLTGIINSIKRDIDHMSSDLQLCREQRQSQGQLVSADGEPVLDEAEVALLIKLREAKDEYRQNYEELLSTKAEVQYCRHLVDQCRIRLFTEFESWYNESFLLPDEILSILKDGGPIRPGLVPVDKALALVSNTEGDEQEHSECTKLLADSPSATSFYNAYNRTAQRVRHTDTHTHTHKYRKQGNYTENVSMIKQLYLKTTTT; this is encoded by the exons ATGAGTGCACACAATGAGGTTAGGGTGTACGTCCGCACCAGACCCACAGCACAATTTGCCCAAGAGCTCATTGAATACTTGCCTGATAATCAG ACGGTGAATGTGCGGCTGAGAAAGAATTCCAGGAAAGGGGTGTTGAGTAATCAGATGAGCTCTTGGACTTTTCGGCTCAATGGGGTGCTGCACAACGTATCACAGGAAGAAGTCTATCAACAGGTCGCACACAGTGTGGTGCTTGGAGCTCTGGAGGGTTACAATG GCACTGTTATGTGCTTTGGGCAGACTGGGGCTGGAAAGACCTTCACAATGACTGGTGCCACTGAGAGTTACAAACAACGAGGCATCATCCCTCGTGCCATTCAGGAG GTGTTCCATGAGATCGATAGTCGTGTAGATCACACCATCTCTGTGCACATCTCCTATCTGGAGATTTACAACGAGACTTTTGTGGACCTGCTAGCCTCAGTAAAAGGGGGACAGACAAAGCACTGTGGAACTTTGGCTGTGGTGGAAGAACCAGAGGGCGGGGTTTCAGTAAAGGGCCTGTCCTTACATCCAGTTCACAGAGAAGAGGAGGCACTAAACTTGCTATTTGAG GGAgagatgaataaaataataggAGAACATGCTCTCAACAAGAACTCGTCCCGGTCACATTGTATCTTTACTATCCACATTGAG TCTCGCTCTCGCACACTGTCAAATGCAACGTACGTCACATCCAAGCTCAATCTGGTGGACCTCGCAGGCTCCGAGAGGCTGAGCAAAACTGGG TCGGAGGGTCAGGTGCAGAAAGAGGCCCTGTACATTAACAGATCTCTGTCCTTCCTGGAGCAGGCCATCTTGGCCTTGGCTGACCGGCGCCGAGAGCACGTGCCCTTCAGACAAAGCAAGCTGACGCATGCTCTTAAAGATTCTCTCG GTGGAAACTGTAACACAGTGCTGGTGGCCAACATTTACGGCGAGGCGGCACAGATTGATGAGACG CTCTCCACTCTCCGCTTTGCAGCcaggatgaagtgtgtgtgcaccGAGCCATCTGTCAACAAGCACATCGACCCTGTT ctcGAGGTCCAAAGACTGCAAAAGGAAATCCAACGTCTAAAGCAGGAGCTTTCTTTTCACAACACACTG GCCAATCGGGCTGCTGTGACATATGAGGACCTGTCAGAGACGCAGGAAGCGGTGGTAAAGAGTGAGGTTCAGAGGTACCTGGCCGGCACACTGGATGAAATCACG ATTGTGAGCATTCGACAAATCCAGGCAGTGTTTGCCCAGTTTAAAAAAGCTTTCCA ggagcaggaacagcagctTAAAGAGCAGAAGAGTCAGAAGTGCATTGTGGTGGAGAATACTCAGAACACATTGTCCACTTCTGATGCTAAA GAGCCTGTAGAGGAGGTGGAGGGTGAAAACAGGCTCAGTGTGCCTGCATCGACAAAGAGACAGTCTGTGTCACCCGGCAGGAGCAAAGGCAAGAAGGTCAAAGAGAGCAGCGG AAAAAACGGTCAAGGTAGCACAGGCCCGGGCGAGCAGCTCACCATGATGCAGCGCGAGACGGAGGTCCTTGTTCCTCCTAGTGTGGCTGAGAGCAAGGAGACTGCTAAAGATGATGCTAAGAAGAG CACTCCTCCTTCTAAGATGGAAGCATTTGAGGTCTACAAGTCAGAGAGGGGCTGTGAGATCAACCGCATCCTGAAGGAAAACAAGTCTGTGCTGAAAGAACGTCTGGCGCAACTCCACAACCTCACGGGGATCATCAACTCCATTAAACGGGACATTGACCACATGAGCTCTGATCTCCAGCTGTGTAGAGAACAGAGGCAGAGTCAAG GCCAGTTGGTGAGTGCAGATGGGGAGCCCGTGCTGGACGAGGCCGAGGTAGCTCTGCTTATAAAACTCAGAGAGGCCAAGGATGAGTACAGGCAGAACTATGAGGAACTGCTCAGCACCAAAGCCGAGGTGCAATACTGCAGACATCTTGTGGACCAGTGCCGTATTCGCCTTTTCACTG AGTTTGAGAGCTGGTACAATGAGTCCTTCCTGCTACCAGATGAGATTCTTTCCATCCTCAAAGATGGGGGACCCATTAGACCAGGTTTGGTCCCTGTGGACAAAGCTTTGGCTTTGGTTAGTAACACT GAGGGAGATGAGCAGGAGCACTCAGAATGTACCAAGTTGCTTGCAGACAGTCCCAGTGCCACATCCTTTTATAATGCGTATAACAGGACAGCACAGAGGgtgagacacacagatacacacacacacacacacaagtacagaAAACAAGGGAACTATACTGAAAATGTATCAATGATTAAGCAGCTTTACCTAAAAACTACCACCACATAA